A window of Panthera tigris isolate Pti1 chromosome A3, P.tigris_Pti1_mat1.1, whole genome shotgun sequence genomic DNA:
actaaaaaatgctaaccatcatctgaacaTTTAGTGAATCGTAATCACTGatcagatcaccataacaaataatgAAGAAGTTTGAAGTATtgagagaattaacaaaatgtgacacagagacacaaaatgagcaaatgctgttggagaaATGGCACAAATAGGCTTGCTCAACAcaaggttgccacaaaccttcaatctgTAGAAAAACACAATATCTGCACAGTGCAATAAAGAGaagtacaataaaatgaggtatgatTGTACTTTGTGAAGGGAAGAAAGGGTCAAGTATAAAAGCTTGACGACTACCATTCGGGAGTGAAAAATCCCTTAACCAGCATCCATGCTTCAACAGCATCCAGAATTTcaaaaggggaagaaggtggaAAATAACTTGTATATAAATAAGAAACACGCATCAGAAGGACAATGGTCAAACTTCTGGCTCAgaattataaagcattttaaatacaaaagaggagtgcctgggtggctcagtaggtcatgatcccagggtcatgggatagagacccacgtgggctctgtgctgagtgtggagcttgcttgagatattctttctctctctccctctgcccaatcctCTACTTGagcattctctctaaaataaaaaaaaataagataaaatataaaaaataacttgcCCCCCACCTTTTTTCACCTTTTGAGCCTATTCTTGGCTAATAAAATCCTATATAAGATCCCAGACAGATACCTGAAGTTGATCTGCCTGGTACTTCCTCCCAGCGTAAGCATTTAGGTATTCGCAGAGACAGAACAGGAAGTGCTGAATATTAGTCTGTAAGTATTTTGCAGATATCTCCTCTAGGGGAATGAAGACTGGAACTGAATGGTGATGTATCCGAAGTGGCTTCTGTATGACAAGGTCGACAAAATAGGAATCCAGCAAATTTCCCTCAAAAGCAGTGCTGATGCAGACACAGACCCCTCGGCTGGTCCGTTTCCCACTGAGCCCTGAAGCAAACAAGTTGATACCTGTCAACACATGTCAGCAAAGGTAGTTTCTTTCTCAGCTGTGCAATCACTTCAGCACTGCCTCATACACAcaatatgtttgttgaatgaacaatcaaatgtttgttgaatgaacataATAGACTCTTTATTCTGACGCTGCCTCACTTCAGATTTGAGTTGTTAAAACCATGGAAGATGgtggaaaagataaaacatcCTTATATCAAATTATGGAAGAAGAGATTTGGAAATTTTCATGTTACTCCTTTTTCTGAGTGTCAAATAATGTATGATAGTGCAGTTCCTTCCACAATCCTCTTATGCCATAGATAATGGGCAGGATAAATCCCCATTATAGTAGGAAAACAGAGACTTACTAGGTTGAAACAACTTGACCAGTGATATCAAGCCAGCcagcagcaaaggcagttctacCACAGGGTCCAACACACACTAGAGCTAAAATGAATAATCTAAGCTGGCCACCAACCAATCTTCCGCAAAAAGTGGCCGATTTTATAAGTGAAGATGCCCACAAACAGTATGCCAGCTTTGTGTGTATAGGCTGAAGAAGGCAAAATCCATGCTCATGAAATAAGTCCAGGACTAATAATATATCTAGCAAAGCAATGCACTAGAGACAAGAGACTCAGACTGAAACAggtcagaaaataaattatacctGTAAAACGATATGCCTGCAAAATGGctttcatattttcctcttttcctcccacaGCTTCTTGCTCACTGATCTCCAATGTTTGGTCGAGTTCTGCATTGGCAGTAGATGCTTTAATCTGCAAAATATGCAGCAAATCAAACTGGGTGCAAAGGGGCATAGCATAGGGTCCTTGCCCTCACATAAATGCagagtattttttattatgtaataagTGTATTATGCTACAGTGACCCATTAGTGCTATGAattcacaagaaaggaaaaattttgtcAGTCACTGTGCTAGAAATCAGAGTAGCAACTGTGCTGGCCCAAAGAAGAATCAGGACTTTGATAGGAATGGAGAATAttgtgagaagaaaaagaaaagggtatAAAGCAAGTCTAGGGTAAGCACAGGGTAGCAAAGCAATGAAAACATGACATTATCACAGCTTGTGGGATATAGTTAAAGCCACGTGACAGgcactgaatgtttgtatccctcaaaattcatatgctgaaatctaatgcccaatgtgatggtatttggaggcagGGCCTCTGGCTGGTGATTAGGTCACAATATtggagccttcatgaatgagattagtgcccttgtaagagaCCCGAGAGAGCTAGCTCACCCCTTCCAGCATGTAAACTACACTTCTAGCACTTCAACTACAGTGAGAAGACTACCATCAATGAGGAAGTAGGTCCtcatcagacactgaatctgccggGTCCataatcttggacttcccaggctctagaactgtgagaaacgtGTGTTGTTGATAGgtcacccagtttatggtatttttgttccAACAGCCCATATTTGACCAAGACACTGTGCTTAGTGAAAAATTTATAACCCTCACaaacaaaaaggggaaaagaaagactaaaaaaaaaaaatcagtaagtattCATCTCAGGAAGCTAAAAAGCAACTTAAATGTAAAGAATAGAAGGAAGGGTATAgtgaattatgagaaaatatcaatgaaaatgcaacacaaatgtgtaaaagagaaaaatcaataatgccaaaagttggttctttaatAAAACTGATACAAAACTGATAACAAGACTGatcaaggagagaaaaagagaagagtgaTCACAAATTACCAATCAGATTAAAAACTGAGACAATGCTACTGATCAATCCTATTCACAAGATAGTTGTTTAAGAAGCTTCAAACAActttatggcacaaaaacagacactcagatcaatggaacagaatagagaacccagaaatggacccaaagacgtatggccaactaatctttgacaaagcaagaaagaagattcaatggaataaaggcagtctcttcagcaaatggtgctgggaaaactggacagcgacatgcagaagaatgaacctggaccattttcttataccagacacaaaaataaactcaaaatggatgaaagacctcaatgtaagacaggaagccatcaaaatcctcaaggagaaagcaggcaaaaacctctttgatcttggccgcagcaacttcttcctcaacatatctccagaggcaagggaaacaaaagcaaaactgatcaggacctcatcaaaataaaaagcttctgcacagcaaaggaagtaatcagcaaaactaagaggtaattgatggaatgggagaagatatttgcaaatgacatatcagataagagtatccaaaatctataaagaacttatcaaactcaacacccaaaaaataatccagtgaagacgggcaaacatgaatagacacttctccaaagaagacatccagatggccaacccaCACAGgaaaaaacgctcaacatcactcatcatcagggaaatacaaatcaaaaccacaatgagataccacctgtcagaatggctaacattaacaacaaaggcaacaacagatgttggtgaggatgtgaagaaagaggatctcttttgcactgctggtgagaatgcaaactggtgcagtcactctggaaaacagtatgtaggttcctcaaaaaactaaaaatagaactaccctatgacccagcaattgcactactaggtatttacccaagggatacaggtgtgctgtttcgaaggggcgcatgcaccccaatgtttatagcagcactatcgacgatagccaatgtatggaaagagccaaatgtccaaggacggatgaatggataaagatgtggtatatatatacaatggagtattacctggcaatcaaaaaaaatgaaatcttgccatttgcaactacatggctagaactagagggtgttatgctaagtgaaatcagtcagtcggagaaagacaaatatcacatgacttcactcatatgaggactttaagatacaaaacagatgcacataagagaagggaagcaaaaataatataaaaacaggggaggggaaggtgccgggatggctcagtcggttaactgtccaacttcggctcaggtcatgatctcacagttcgtgagttcaagccccacatcaggctctgtgctaacagcccagagcccactctgcccctcccccactcacattctgcctctctctctctctctcaaataaacattaaaaattaaaaaaaaaaacaaaccagggagggggacaaaacttaagagactcttaaatatagagaacagagggttactggaggggttgtgggagggtgggatgggctaaatgggtaaggggcattgaggaatctactcctgaaatcattgttgcaccatatgctaacttggatgtaaattaaaaaataaattattaataaaaactaaaaaattaaaaaaacaaaaataaaacaaaacagaaacaaaaataaaaacaaaaacaagaaggtTCAAAcaactttaaatgaaatgcaatttACCAAAGATGACCCAAAGGGAAACAGGAAATATAAAAGCTTTATATtaatcaaagaaattgaatcagaaacTTAAAACCTTCCCACAGAGGAGGCCCAAAGTTTTACCAGGTAgttctttacaaatatttaaggaaaaaccACAccaattttatataaacttttccaatgaacagaaaaagaggaaaatatatcaaCTCCCTTTATAAGACCCAGTTAAATTTGATGCCAAAACCcgaaaaggacattaaaaaaaaaaaaaaaaaaaagcacaagacaATCTCAAGAATTTAGATGTAAAAGTCCTATtagcaaatattagcaaatagaattcaacattATATAGAAAGGTAATACATCAAACCAACGTAGGTTTATTCTAAAAATGTAAGCCATTATCATTCAAACACCAATCAATATGTatcaccacattaataaaagaaaagccatACAACCACCTTAATGTATGCagtaaaaacatttgataaaattcaatacttGATCACAATTAAATGAGCAAGCTAGACATAGAAGACCCTTTCCTTAATCTGATAAGAGTATGTATACAAAATTTAGAGCAAACAGGTTGACTCTAAGATTATCTCTACTCAACAATATAGGAAACAACTTAGCTAGTAgaataaggcaaggaaaacaaattacaaggattggaaagaagtaaaactgttagtgtttgcatatgacatgattcCAGATGTAGAAATCCCAAAAGAATAGAGAGATAAATAGAATTAATGTAGATTTAGCAAAGTTGTCATaaagtcaatatataaaaatcaaatatatttctacataatatgaaaataaaatttctaaaagataatACATCAGGGGCTATTAAAATAGGACTTGTGGGTCAAACCTATCTTGacacttatttttgtaaataaggtttgACTGGAACACACCCACGCATGTACTTATTGTCTATGGCTACTTCACAGTACAACAGCAGAGCTGAATGGTTGCCATAGAGACCAGgtggctcacaaagcctaaaataatgACTATCTGGCCTTATACAGAAAGTCTGTGGACCCCTGCCATATACGTTAACATCaggaaaaatcaaatacataaagataaatatactGAATGATGTTTAAGACCTctacacatgggtggctcagtcggttaagtgtccgactttggctcaggtcatgcatgatctcacggtttgtgagtctgagccccacatcaggctctgtgccgacagctcagggcctggagcctgcttcagatactgtgtctccttctctctctacccctcccctgcttgcactctgtctctctcaaaaataaataaacattaaaaaaataataaaaaaaataaagatctctaCACATAAAACTGCACACATtactaagagaaattaaagaactaaataaatggaaagatacatcATGTACACTGACTGGAAAAtgcaatattgaaaatatttcaattctctccaaattggtgtatagattcaatgcaatcccaatcaaaactacAGGTTTTTTGGAAATTGACAGCTGATTCccaaatttatgtaaaattcaagGGGCCAAGAATAGCCGAGATTATTCTGAAGATGACGACATATATGACAGGTATCCAAACTTACAGTAAATAAATCTCTTGTACCCACATGAAgacaaacagaccaatggaacagaacaggcCCACAGTGGACCCAGAGATCCATTACAACACAACGGGAAAAGAATGGACATCAAAAAGTGGTAGCAAATGCACTGGATATtcacatggaaaaacaaaactagtagTATGACCTCTACTTCatcccatacacaaaaatcaattccagacaGACAGTAGTTCTGAAAGTAAAAAGTACAATAGAGTTTTTAGAAAATACCACAGAACATCTTCACCATCTCAAGTTAGGCAAAGatttattaaaaggaaacaagagcAGTAAGTATAAAATTAGACTCCTAAATCAACCTtcattaaaatgaagactgtCTTTTCATCGCAAGACACCATtagagtgaaaaggcaagccacagtcTAAGAGAAGATTCGTAATACATATACTAAAGaattcatatccaaaatatgtaaacaattCTACAATCCAGTAAGAGACACACAACGCAATAAAATTTTTGCAGAAGCCTCAAAAAGCCTATTTCACAACAGAAGACTTTCAAGTATCCAATACAGGTACTCAACAGCATTAGTTATCAGGCAATTGCAAATTACTCCACCATGAGATACTGTGACACTCAGCAGAGTgacaaattttttaaactgacaaTATCAACTACTGGTAAATATGCAAAATGATGGAAATCTTTTACACAggtgctgggaatgtaaaattggtGGAATCACTTCCAAAAACTGTTTGGCAGTATTTACTAAGGACaaatatgacctagcaattctacaAAGTATACACCTGATAGAAAAGTACGTATTTTTACATCAAAAGACAGGAACAAGAATGTTTCACAGCcctgaagtgaaataaaataatccaaatgtcgcCAAtacaattaagtaaataaattgtggaatattcataaaatgaaattactacacagcaataaaaaagaatgaccacTATGTTCACCAGTATGAATAAATCTCACAGACAACATTCAAAAAAAACAAGTCAGACATAAGTTTacactttttacatttatataaaattcaatgtAGGGTCTTATGAAGCATTTTCCTGGCTGTGTAAGAGTTATTGGAGAAGTAGATATACACGAAGAGAAAACAACGAGCAGACTACTCCAATAATCCCGGCATCCCAATCCCCTggtaaatatttacaacatatgtGGATAATCCTTTGGAAGCACAAAGACAACCCAAATGAAAATTTGGCAGGTCTTGCTGACCTATCCTGGCCAAGagagaaaactgaagagaaggaAGCGTCAAAGTTCACTGTGAGGTTTCAAGTCTGTAAGGGAAAGATGGCGGTAATGACAAAAATACCAATGAATGACCCATCAGGCTGAGACTGAAGTAACAAGCTCCTGTCTACAAGTGCAGGCTAAGAGGCTATTATGAAGAACTTGCCTGGCCTATCAGTAACGCCTAACAATTATTGGTTGACACTGATATTAGCTGACTCTACAGAACTGATCATTTGAGAGGTCAAGGACTGAAATCAATCCAGTAAGATCACAGGTAAAACCCATTATACAAATTTGTTAATTCCCAGATCATGCTTATTCTTTATGCTTCAGCAAAGCTTGCCAACATGGCCCCTGTACTCACTCTGGCTTGACGCTGTTTCACTTCAGCCCTGAGCTTATCACGCAGACACCTCAGTTTACGAATCTTGGTCCCAAGATcgctctctgctgtctctcttgGCGGATCTTCTAAGTTTTTACAGGATCTGCTCATTTGAGTCTCTAGTCTTTCCAAGTGAGCTAAAACACCTGAGGAAAGTAAAAAGGCAATTTCACAAGCATCCAGGGATTTCTGACTCTGGCCACAGGAAGAATTTCAGGGATTAACAGAGGGTTAACTCCCTTCTTAGAACTTTGACCAGCTAAAATGTTAGACATTGGCCACGATTTATAAAACCAGAGGACCTGACAACAAGAATCAAGAATGAACAGCCCTATAGGTTGAGCACTAATGTACAAGCAGTTCCTGACCAGGACAGTCCAACGTGAGCATAATCTGAATATAACTCGTGTCAGTTATCTATGATAAGGACTTATCTATGATAAGGACTGGGTCACCAAATTCACTGACTCTCTCAGACACTgttattaaaaatgtagatttttacaTTGGCTTTTATGCATGTTTCCCCAAAGTGCTAATGCATAACTCTTTGGATTCAGACATCCAGAGAGTCTTAAGTGTTTTGAAGCTCTGAGAAGTATTATTCACACAGGACTAAAAGGACACTAAAGGGAACTGTCTACAATATTACTGGgatttagaaaggaaaacaagttcACAGTCAGACAGAAATTCAAAGGCAAATATCAGTTCCCAAGAGATTAAGGACCATCACAGTTTCATAATGCCAATCAAGTCTAACAATAGAGCATTTGCTGCACATTTCCTACACATTAAGACCCCGTGCTAGATGTTTTACTTGCACATTATGTAAAGAATTAAAGCatgaaggggcccctgggtagctgagtcgttcgttaagtgtctgactcttggtatcagttcaggtcatgatctcaagggtgggatcaagccttgggtcaggctctgtactgacaatgtgaaatctgcttggaactctctctcccctcttcgcTTGTCTCCTcctcatgctcgcgctctctctctctctctctcaaaataaataagcttaaaaaaaaaataaagcatgaagATAATtcagttcttattttctttccacaACCATCACCATAAGGCTACTACTtgcctccattttccagatgaaatgAGCAGAGAATGgcaaaataacttgcccaaggccacattaTTTCTAATGGCAGGGCCAGGACACACCCAAGTCTAACCAACACCGAAGTCACCGCTTGGCTCCGATCCTTCCACAGGTGTAATGCATAAATGACCCCACCCAAAAAAATCCTGGAAAGGAATGAGACCTCAGTGACTAGAACTGTAGCTCCGAATATATAAACACTAAGCATTATTATGAGTGTAACCTATCCCTTTAAAAAGGGGCAGGAACCTAGAAATGTCTGAAGTAATTTCCCATCTGCAATGAATAATCTTAGCTGGCCGGTGCCTTTTCAGTCTTCAGTGTTTGGATCTTTCACCATAATGCTCCCAACAGGCCGGGTCACACATCCGTTAGAGGAGGAAAGGGTTGTTTTGATCTAGGCGTCCTCTTTGGCAGCAGTACTAAGGGGGAAAAGGCGACCCTCTGAATACCTCCTTTGGACTTGTCATTCGCCCACTCCATCTCCTCGGATTCCCACCGGCCTTCCTACGAAGTTGTGCAGGCAAGCCTTAATAGGGACCCAGATGTCTTTGctggtaaaagaaaaaaggcaagaaagtcACATCTATTCACGGTAGGGCGCACACAACTCAGGCACGCATCGTCGGGTGTCGCGAGACACCCCAAGCGACACCGCTAGGACTCCCCTTCCCTCACCCGTCCTACCCTGCCCGTTCCCCGGTCCTAGCCGGCAGTCTACTTGCCCCCGCGCGTGCCCCACAACACGGCTTTAAGAGGCTGTTCAGCCTTCCACCCCGACCACGGTCTCGTCCGTCACCGGGTCTTCTTTTCCCCTTACCTCTTCTCTCGCTCACCCAGGCCAAGGTTGAGTTCCCGCCGTCCACGCCTTCAAAACCAAACCAATCGGACCCAGCGTGCTTTGCGCCGCCACCGTACAAAAACATGGCTGCGCTCAGGGCCCCTCCCTCATCCCGGCATGCACCGGGGAGTAGGGCCGGTCTTTCTGTGGGCCCGGAAGATGGCGGCCTCTGGCGCAGAGCCGCAGATCCTAGTCCAGTACTTGGTGTTACGAAAGGATCTGTCGCAGGCTCCATTCTCCTGGCCGGCAGGCGCAATGGTAGCGCAGGCTTGTCACGCAGCCACCGCGGCCTTGCACATTCACCGCGACCACCCCCACACGGCCGCTTACCTTCGGGACCTGGGGCGCATGCGCAAGGTGGTCCTCGAGGTGAGGCACCcggcggagggggaggggtgccGAAGTCGTCGGGACCGGAAGTGGGTGTGGTCTTGGTGCAGAGGCCTTACTTGGTCGAGTAGGTGTGgcgtgagtggggaggagtcTTCTAAGTAAGGTTTGGGGAGGTTGCCGAGACTTGAGCGATGGCCCCGGGAGCTTTACTTCGGCCGGTCGGGGGGGCCTCTGTGAAGAGTGAGTGGACATTGGGTTATTAAGACTTCCCGCCCCCTTCCGCTCTCATCGGCGTCCCTCTTAATAGAGGGGTATGACacctaattatttgaaaaataaatgtgtacatatattgAACCTAGCTTCATAAATAACCAGATACCGCTGGTGTAAAATAGAGGTAAGGTTCGTTTTGCAGGTGGCCAAACAGATCTTACCCTTATCTTTTCCCTTTGTCAATTTTGCTTCTGGAAGTGTAACCTAGGAAGATACCAGATACCAGACGCATCGAAGAGCATTGTATACAGATCAAGAATATTCATAGGAGCACTTTATAATAGTAAAGAATGTGGAAATCACCAAATTTCCAGCACTAGTGATTGGTTAATTTTATGCTTAAAATGTGCTATTATAAAGCTAGTATAAATCACGGTTTTTGAAGCATATTTAGTTGGCATGGAAGAGTGCTCATTATGTTATGCTAACCGAACTATATTCTAACTACAAAATGATCCAGATTTTGAAAGGGAAAACTAAGGAAATACATCCACATATTGAGCAGGTGGTGAGATTTGGGTTATTTTCTAATGCTTCTctattctttttagttttctacATTAAACACATATTTTACTTTACATTATAAAATGTACTATAAACAAACTAGAATCCTAGGGCGGAGATGGGATAATCCCTTAATGGCCAGCTGACAAAGCAGATTGTCTTTCAAGAGAAAGATTTCTGTTGGGTAGTAAAA
This region includes:
- the CENPO gene encoding centromere protein O isoform X2 → MEWANDKSKGGVLAHLERLETQMSRSCKNLEDPPRETAESDLGTKIRKLRCLRDKLRAEVKQRQARIKASTANAELDQTLEISEQEAVGGKEENMKAILQAYRFTGLSGKRTSRGVCVCISTAFEGNLLDSYFVDLVIQKPLRIHHHSVPVFIPLEEISAKYLQTNIQHFLFCLCEYLNAYAGRKYQADQLQRDFAAFLAGPLQRNSLCNLLSFTYKVEPQSRSFPFCARLLYKDLTTTLPTDVTITYQGTDTSSTSWEEQRASHENLFFTKPLHQVFTSFARNGERLDMSLVS
- the CENPO gene encoding centromere protein O isoform X1, translating into MEWANDKSKGGVLAHLERLETQMSRSCKNLEDPPRETAESDLGTKIRKLRCLRDKLRAEVKQRQARIKASTANAELDQTLEISEQEAVGGKEENMKAILQAYRFTGINLFASGLSGKRTSRGVCVCISTAFEGNLLDSYFVDLVIQKPLRIHHHSVPVFIPLEEISAKYLQTNIQHFLFCLCEYLNAYAGRKYQADQLQRDFAAFLAGPLQRNSLCNLLSFTYKVEPQSRSFPFCARLLYKDLTTTLPTDVTITYQGTDTSSTSWEEQRASHENLFFTKPLHQVFTSFARNGERLDMSLVS
- the CENPO gene encoding centromere protein O isoform X3 yields the protein MEWANDKSKGGVLAHLERLETQMSRSCKNLEDPPRETAESDLGTKIRKLRCLRDKLRAEVKQRQARIKASTANAELDQTLEISEQEAVGGKEENMKAILQAYRFTGINLFASGLSGKRTSRGVCVCISTAFEGNLLDSYFVDLVIQKPLRIHHHSVPVFIPLEEISAKYLQTNIQHFLFCLCEYLNAYAGRKYQADQLQRDFAAFLAGPLQRNSLCNLLSFTYKVEPQSRSFPFCARLLYKDLTTTLPTDVTITYQGTDTSSTSWEEQRASHENLFFTKPLHQVFTSFARNGER
- the PTRHD1 gene encoding putative peptidyl-tRNA hydrolase PTRHD1 — protein: MHRGVGPVFLWARKMAASGAEPQILVQYLVLRKDLSQAPFSWPAGAMVAQACHAATAALHIHRDHPHTAAYLRDLGRMRKVVLEAADESTLKELAETLQQSNIDHMLWLEQPENIATCIALRPYPKEEVNQYLKKYRLFK